The Leptospira paudalimensis region CTGTAGTTAGACGCAGCAAGTAAAACCGCTTTGTAACCAGAAACCGTTGCTTGGCTACTGAGAACATCCATAGATTGTGCTCGTGTAATCCTTGGGATCGTATCCATCGAAAAGATTTTGAATGAAGCCGCTGCAATTTCTTTCACTTTTTTAGGGAAAGCCAATGGTGATAATGTAGCGATGTACATTTTATCTTTTCCAATCTTTTTAGCACTCGCTTCATCTAATGCATGAATGGAAACTACGATATCGGAGCCAGATAAAATAGAATCTCTCGATTCCACTGTTGCACCAACATCTTTGTAGTCTTGGTCTGAGAAAAATGCGCTGTCTCCAGCTGTAGTTTCAATCGAAACACTGAAGCCTAACTTTTTCAATGGATCAATCACATCTGGTGTGATTGCAACTCGGTTTTCGTACGATGGTTCTTTGATTACGCCTATTTTCATTTTATACTCTTTTGCTAAAATATTCGATGGTTTTTTTTACACCTTCCACAAGTGGAACGGTGGTAGTATAATTCAGTTTTTCTTTCGCCAAACTTAGGTTTGGTTTTCTTCTTGTTGGATCATCTTGAGGGAGTGGAAGGTAAATTATTTTTGATTTACTTCCAGTTTCTTTGATCACTAGTTCTGCTAGTTCTTTGACAGTAAATTCACCGTCGTTACCTAGATTCACAGGACCCACAAAATTTTCAACGTTCATCATATCGATGATACCTTTTACGAGATCATCCACAAAACAAAAAGACCGAGTTTGGCTTCCATCACCATAAATCGTGATGTCTTCACCGCGTAACGCTTGTACGATAAAATTACTAACAACACGTCCATCATCGGGTATCATTCTCGGGCCATACGTATTAAAAATGCGAATGACTCGGATTTCAACCCCATGTTGTCTGTGGTAATCAAAACATAAAGTTTCTGCCACACGTTTCCCTTCATCGTAACAACTACGAATTCCGATGGTATTCACATTTCCCCAATACGATTCCGTTTGAGGGTGCTCGAGCGGATTACCATAAACTTCCGAAGTACTTGCTTGTAGGATCCTTGCTTTGACACGTTTGGCAAGGCCCAACATATTCATCATACCTAAAACGTTTGTTTTTACGGTTTTGATGGGGTTACTTTGGTAATGGACAGGTGATGCAGGACAAGCCATATTATAAATTTGATCCACTTCTAATTTGATTGGATCAGTGATGTCGTGACGGATGAGTTCAAAATTAGGATTGGAAAGTAGGTGAGTGAGATTTTCTTTTCTACCAGTGTGAAAATTGTCTAAAACGATGATTTTGTTTCCAGCATTGAGCAGTCTTTCAGCTAAATGAGACCCGATGAACCCAGCTCCCCCCGTTATGAGAATTCTTTTTGCCATTGAGATTCTATATTTGTGAAGTCGGTGTCCTACGCAAATGAAAATTTGCGATAAGGACTAACCTTGGTTGTCTTTCGATGGAGGGTCTAAGAAGAAATTTGGAGGTAAAACGATCCCACTTTCCGGATCAACCCCTCTTTTTTCCAACCAGAGTTTGGCTTCTGGTGAGAGTTCCCCAGGGAAACGTTCAAATTGTTCCACAGGATCTGGAGAATGGTGGACTTCATCATGAGAAAGAGATGTTCGGAGAGACATAAAAATGATCCCAATGCTTAATAATGACCAAAGTGTTGCGATCAAATATCCCAAAATCAAAACGACTGTTGGGATTTCTTCATTTTGTAAATCTTCAGGTCCAAGTCCAGCCATCCAAAAGGCAAGGATTCCAGCATCGGTTTCAGCAAGTCGTTCCGCAAAATCAGATAAATCATATAAAGAATACAAAGAAATGCTGGTACCTAAAAAAACGAGGGATAGGATTGATGTCGTTTCGCCTAACATCCCTAGAACTAAAATTCCAACTCCCCAGAAAATACCTGTAAAATAAGCTAGATCACCTAATTTTGAATATAACACACTGACAGAAATCAGAAACAAACCAAATAAAATCATTGTTTGGCGAGCATGTCGGCCTTGGAATCCCAATCGTAATAAAAATGCTCCAACAATGGAAGAGCCTATGTACCCTGCGGATACGACTAAGATAAAAGAACCTCGAAAGGATGCTGGAACTGCAATGGTCTCTCCACCTTCATTACCGTGTAGAGCGATTCCTTTCACAACACCACCGCTAAAAAGAGCAGCCGTCGCATGGCAGATTTCGTGAATCAAAACCACAAACTCTTTTAAGTACGAAGTGAATTGGTGGTCCCAAAACGCGACTAAACTAAGGATAAGCGATAAAAAAATGACAAACTTAACGGGTTTTTCTGCCATCATCGGTTTAAGTATCGGCTAGTTGGGGCTAAAAGAAAGACCAATAAATGTAATATCGTCTGATTGTTCCCGATTT contains the following coding sequences:
- a CDS encoding UDP-glucuronic acid decarboxylase family protein; amino-acid sequence: MAKRILITGGAGFIGSHLAERLLNAGNKIIVLDNFHTGRKENLTHLLSNPNFELIRHDITDPIKLEVDQIYNMACPASPVHYQSNPIKTVKTNVLGMMNMLGLAKRVKARILQASTSEVYGNPLEHPQTESYWGNVNTIGIRSCYDEGKRVAETLCFDYHRQHGVEIRVIRIFNTYGPRMIPDDGRVVSNFIVQALRGEDITIYGDGSQTRSFCFVDDLVKGIIDMMNVENFVGPVNLGNDGEFTVKELAELVIKETGSKSKIIYLPLPQDDPTRRKPNLSLAKEKLNYTTTVPLVEGVKKTIEYFSKRV
- a CDS encoding M50 family metallopeptidase, which encodes MAEKPVKFVIFLSLILSLVAFWDHQFTSYLKEFVVLIHEICHATAALFSGGVVKGIALHGNEGGETIAVPASFRGSFILVVSAGYIGSSIVGAFLLRLGFQGRHARQTMILFGLFLISVSVLYSKLGDLAYFTGIFWGVGILVLGMLGETTSILSLVFLGTSISLYSLYDLSDFAERLAETDAGILAFWMAGLGPEDLQNEEIPTVVLILGYLIATLWSLLSIGIIFMSLRTSLSHDEVHHSPDPVEQFERFPGELSPEAKLWLEKRGVDPESGIVLPPNFFLDPPSKDNQG